From Selenomonas ruminantium AC2024, a single genomic window includes:
- a CDS encoding GIY-YIG nuclease family protein, whose amino-acid sequence MPNKDENYTYILECSDGSFYTGWTNDLEKRVRTHNAGRGGKYTRARLPVRLVYFEAFADKREAQSREWHIKQLTHEQKRKLVESSERK is encoded by the coding sequence ATGCCAAATAAGGACGAGAACTACACCTATATTTTAGAGTGCAGTGACGGCAGTTTTTATACAGGCTGGACAAATGACCTCGAAAAGCGGGTCAGGACGCACAATGCCGGCCGGGGCGGGAAATACACCCGCGCCCGCCTGCCTGTGCGTCTTGTCTATTTTGAAGCCTTTGCCGATAAGCGGGAGGCCCAGAGCCGTGAGTGGCATATCAAACAGCTGACTCATGAGCAGAAGCGGAAGTTAGTAGAGAGTAGCGAGAGGAAGTAA
- a CDS encoding undecaprenyl-diphosphate phosphatase gives MDLSIVELLKVVVLGIVEGLTEWLPVSSTGHMILVDEFIKLDVSKDFMDMFLVVIQLGAILAVVALNFEKLNPWSDWKTKKEKRDTVSLWMKVIVACIPAAVIGLMFNKYMEEHFMTAPVVATTLIFYGLLFIWIENYNKHRRPRINDLANLDYRTAFIIGLFQVLSLVPGTSRSGATIIGGILFGASRIVAAEFTFFLAIPVMFGASLLKMVKFGLHYTGAEIVIMVVGMVTAFIVSILSIKFLLSYIKTNDFKAFGWYRIVLGIIVIAYLFLVGDPTADK, from the coding sequence GTGGATTTAAGCATAGTGGAACTGCTGAAAGTAGTAGTTCTCGGTATTGTAGAAGGTCTGACGGAATGGCTGCCGGTGTCGAGTACCGGTCATATGATTCTGGTGGACGAATTTATCAAGCTGGATGTCAGCAAGGACTTTATGGATATGTTCCTGGTGGTAATTCAGCTCGGCGCCATTCTGGCCGTTGTGGCATTGAATTTTGAAAAGCTCAATCCCTGGTCGGATTGGAAGACGAAGAAGGAAAAGCGGGATACGGTGAGCCTGTGGATGAAGGTTATCGTGGCCTGCATTCCCGCAGCCGTGATTGGCCTAATGTTCAACAAGTATATGGAAGAGCATTTCATGACGGCGCCGGTGGTGGCTACGACGCTTATCTTCTACGGCCTGCTCTTTATCTGGATTGAGAATTACAACAAGCACCGCCGTCCGCGGATTAACGACTTGGCAAACTTGGATTACCGTACGGCGTTCATTATCGGCCTGTTCCAGGTGCTTTCTTTGGTGCCGGGTACCAGCCGTTCCGGTGCGACCATTATCGGCGGTATCCTCTTTGGTGCCAGCCGTATCGTCGCTGCGGAATTTACGTTCTTCCTGGCTATTCCGGTCATGTTCGGCGCGAGCCTCCTCAAGATGGTCAAGTTCGGCCTGCATTACACGGGCGCGGAAATCGTCATCATGGTGGTGGGCATGGTTACGGCCTTTATCGTTTCCATCCTGTCCATCAAGTTCCTCTTGAGCTATATCAAGACCAATGACTTCAAGGCCTTTGGCTGGTATCGTATCGTACTGGGCATTATCGTAATCGCCTATCTGTTCTTAGTAGGCGACCCGACAGCGGATAAATAA
- the pth gene encoding aminoacyl-tRNA hydrolase, with protein sequence MKIIAGLGNPGSEYAATKHNVGFMLVDALADKLGIDNWQDKFDAKVAQGFLGTEKILLVKPLTYMNESGRAIGPLMNFYKLETEDLIVVHDDMDIPAGTVRIRKKGSAGGHNGIKSVLAHLGDEHFARVRIGIGRPLPGWTVVNHVLAPFTDEDKPKIREAIDYLLPAVECIVKEDVDMAMNKYNPKKQKKKKAVEAAETQEGGTENAAE encoded by the coding sequence ATGAAAATAATAGCAGGCCTGGGCAATCCCGGCAGTGAATATGCTGCGACCAAGCATAATGTCGGTTTTATGCTAGTGGATGCGCTGGCAGATAAATTGGGCATTGACAATTGGCAGGATAAATTCGATGCCAAAGTCGCGCAGGGCTTTTTGGGCACGGAAAAAATTCTGCTCGTAAAGCCTCTGACCTATATGAACGAAAGCGGGCGGGCAATCGGGCCGCTGATGAATTTTTACAAGCTGGAGACGGAGGATTTAATCGTTGTCCATGACGATATGGATATTCCGGCGGGCACGGTGCGCATCCGCAAAAAGGGCAGTGCGGGCGGCCATAACGGCATTAAATCCGTACTGGCGCATTTGGGGGATGAACACTTTGCCCGCGTGCGGATTGGCATTGGTCGTCCCCTGCCGGGCTGGACGGTGGTCAATCATGTGCTGGCACCGTTTACGGACGAGGACAAGCCGAAAATCAGGGAAGCCATTGACTACCTGTTGCCGGCTGTCGAGTGCATTGTAAAAGAAGATGTGGATATGGCGATGAATAAGTATAATCCCAAGAAGCAGAAGAAAAAGAAGGCTGTTGAAGCAGCAGAAACGCAGGAAGGAGGCACAGAAAATGCCGCAGAATGA
- a CDS encoding radical SAM protein: protein MPQNELITAVYADEDGNILDAPGMQGMGRTGRDNILLKPEDLIPLPESADLMLLPDHLAVGMASDGEVMPISGLAVAAILPAGYTRLYMPAYERAEEAERLPLYGYTAVVVYKDELYCAAVYTDENEKWDPVHYNTKDLKNLVKRTKKDLPGNRIVEQVAGCSLKWHCCTAQNLFYRRWECGIPTSPVCNANCFGCISLQPAECCPSPQQRINFRPTPEEIAEVGVYHLQVAPDGIISFGQGCEGEPSLAADNIAAGIKLIRQQTDKGQINMNSNVGWTEGVKKIVDAGLDSLRVSIISARDEGYDAYYRASYHLENVKESIRYALDKGVYVSLNLLYFPGFNDREEELAAWQEFFRELPVQMIQVRNLNIDPDAFLDIMPEPQGKAVGTRKFIETLHAEFPQLVIGSFSHYVED, encoded by the coding sequence ATGCCGCAGAATGAGTTGATTACGGCTGTCTATGCCGATGAGGATGGCAATATCTTAGATGCTCCGGGTATGCAGGGCATGGGCCGTACAGGCAGGGATAATATCCTGCTCAAACCGGAGGATTTGATTCCCCTGCCGGAAAGCGCGGATTTAATGCTCCTGCCCGACCATCTGGCGGTGGGCATGGCCAGTGATGGCGAGGTTATGCCCATCAGTGGGCTGGCTGTGGCCGCGATTCTGCCGGCCGGTTATACGCGCCTCTATATGCCCGCCTATGAGCGCGCCGAAGAAGCAGAGCGCCTGCCGTTATACGGCTATACGGCAGTGGTGGTCTACAAGGACGAGCTTTATTGCGCCGCTGTTTATACGGATGAAAACGAGAAATGGGACCCCGTGCATTACAATACGAAGGACCTCAAAAATCTCGTCAAGCGTACGAAGAAGGATTTGCCGGGCAACCGCATTGTGGAACAGGTCGCAGGCTGCTCACTAAAATGGCACTGCTGCACGGCGCAGAACCTTTTCTACCGCCGCTGGGAATGCGGCATTCCAACTTCGCCGGTCTGCAATGCCAACTGCTTTGGCTGTATCTCCCTGCAGCCCGCAGAGTGCTGTCCGTCACCGCAACAGCGCATTAACTTCCGTCCGACACCGGAGGAAATTGCCGAAGTCGGCGTGTACCATCTGCAGGTGGCTCCCGATGGCATTATCAGTTTCGGTCAGGGCTGTGAAGGCGAGCCGAGTTTGGCGGCGGATAATATCGCCGCGGGCATTAAGCTGATTCGCCAGCAGACCGATAAGGGCCAGATTAACATGAATTCCAACGTGGGCTGGACGGAAGGCGTCAAGAAGATTGTGGACGCAGGCCTCGATTCCCTGCGGGTGTCTATTATTTCTGCAAGGGATGAAGGCTATGATGCCTATTACCGTGCCAGTTACCATCTGGAAAATGTCAAGGAGTCCATCCGCTATGCGTTGGACAAGGGCGTCTATGTGTCCCTGAATCTGCTGTACTTCCCCGGCTTCAATGACCGGGAGGAAGAGCTGGCGGCCTGGCAGGAATTCTTCCGGGAGCTGCCGGTGCAGATGATTCAGGTGCGCAATCTCAATATCGACCCCGACGCATTCCTCGACATCATGCCGGAACCGCAGGGCAAGGCTGTGGGCACGCGGAAGTTTATCGAAACACTCCATGCGGAATTCCCACAGCTCGTTATCGGCAGTTTCAGCCATTATGTAGAAGACTAA